One Streptococcus gallolyticus subsp. gallolyticus DSM 16831 DNA window includes the following coding sequences:
- a CDS encoding IS110 family transposase — MKCFVGLDVSSTKLDVCIMLSDTTTPFVSSLPNNLIGAQAIKNQILELNDTYSFERIVIGMEATSLYSFHPAMFFHEDSNLKALNVEVMVEQPNKIKKYRDAFEESKNDTIDAFYIADYFRIERFSPAFLKEEKYMALQHLTRTRLQLIEQLTRTKQHFIENIYYKCNTLSTEIKNENLTTSLWSSAIISLMTEDYTLDELATVPLKDLADFIQKLGRGRFKAPEKLAKAIQAAINGSYRLSKLQQDSVNVVLGLLAREIRNLEQMIKDIDKAIEDMVEVIPEYQCLTSVPGVGKVYAAGIIAEIGQIERFKDHPQVAKYAGLNWKQNQSGNANSQNTDLVKRGNRYLRYYLVEAANSVRRHDSEYQAFYKKKYQEVPKHQHKRAIVLTARKFVRLVDALLRNRQLYTPPRRPMEDK, encoded by the coding sequence ATGAAATGTTTTGTCGGTTTAGACGTTAGCTCTACCAAATTAGATGTCTGTATCATGCTTAGTGATACAACAACTCCCTTTGTATCTTCTCTTCCTAATAACTTAATCGGTGCTCAAGCAATCAAGAACCAAATTCTTGAACTCAATGACACCTATTCATTTGAACGTATCGTCATTGGCATGGAAGCCACTAGCCTCTATAGTTTTCATCCTGCTATGTTCTTTCATGAAGATAGTAACTTAAAAGCTTTAAACGTTGAAGTCATGGTGGAACAACCCAATAAGATTAAGAAATATCGAGATGCCTTTGAAGAAAGTAAAAATGATACCATTGATGCCTTCTACATAGCCGATTATTTCCGTATTGAGCGATTTTCACCTGCTTTTCTCAAAGAAGAAAAGTATATGGCTCTCCAACACCTAACGAGAACAAGGCTTCAACTCATTGAACAGTTGACAAGAACAAAACAACACTTTATCGAAAATATTTATTATAAGTGCAATACCTTATCAACTGAAATCAAGAATGAGAATCTAACGACCTCTCTTTGGTCTAGCGCTATCATTTCCCTAATGACCGAAGACTATACTCTAGACGAATTAGCGACTGTTCCTCTCAAAGACCTAGCGGACTTTATCCAAAAATTAGGGAGAGGACGATTCAAAGCTCCTGAAAAGCTAGCTAAAGCTATTCAAGCAGCTATCAATGGCTCTTATCGTCTCTCTAAACTCCAACAAGATTCCGTCAATGTTGTTCTCGGGCTATTAGCTCGAGAAATCAGAAATCTGGAACAAATGATTAAAGATATTGATAAAGCTATTGAAGACATGGTAGAAGTCATCCCTGAATACCAGTGCTTAACTTCTGTTCCTGGTGTTGGTAAAGTTTACGCTGCAGGGATTATCGCTGAGATTGGGCAGATTGAACGCTTTAAAGACCATCCTCAAGTCGCTAAATATGCGGGATTGAATTGGAAACAGAATCAATCTGGGAACGCTAATTCTCAAAATACTGACCTTGTCAAACGTGGCAATCGCTATCTCCGTTATTACTTAGTTGAAGCCGCCAACTCTGTCAGACGACATGATAGCGAGTATCAAGCCTTTTACAAGAAGAAGTATCAAGAAGTTCCTAAACATCAACACAAACGAGCCATCGTCTTAACCGCTAGAAAATTTGTGCGTCTGGTGGATGCGCTACTACGTAACCGCCAACTCTATACGCCACCAAGGAGGCCTATGGAAGATAAGTGA
- a CDS encoding HXXEE domain-containing protein has translation MSSTNWIYQVWPWTGLGFALSILILLLCTDFFRQDFSKSRWRDTAWLAWLGTFCYLFHNVEEYGVDMFGNFFPFPDTMEAMVGFAPPLIFYMAVNISMFWFASPIAAKMARKYPLMGMGMFGELFINAISHLIPIVTGTGYTAGTLTAVVIFLPASFWAFYVGFGKGEGKFTWKAFATIILIAIVNHLVMFVGLTLFQNGLYGTTGLVIFEILNATSALAMWYAADHFLGRRRGV, from the coding sequence ATGTCATCAACTAATTGGATTTATCAAGTATGGCCTTGGACAGGGCTTGGCTTTGCACTTTCTATTTTGATTTTACTTCTGTGCACTGATTTCTTCCGCCAAGATTTTTCAAAATCACGTTGGCGTGACACAGCTTGGCTGGCCTGGTTAGGTACTTTCTGCTATCTTTTCCACAATGTAGAAGAATATGGGGTGGATATGTTTGGTAACTTCTTTCCCTTCCCAGATACGATGGAAGCGATGGTTGGATTTGCCCCACCACTTATTTTTTATATGGCAGTTAACATTTCTATGTTTTGGTTTGCTTCGCCCATTGCTGCAAAAATGGCACGCAAGTATCCTCTGATGGGGATGGGAATGTTCGGAGAACTATTTATTAATGCCATATCTCACCTTATTCCAATTGTAACAGGGACAGGGTACACGGCAGGAACACTTACAGCTGTTGTCATCTTCTTGCCAGCATCATTTTGGGCTTTCTATGTTGGATTTGGCAAAGGAGAAGGTAAATTTACGTGGAAAGCTTTTGCAACGATTATCCTTATTGCAATTGTCAATCATTTGGTCATGTTTGTGGGTCTCACCCTCTTCCAAAATGGACTATATGGTACAACAGGGCTTGTTATCTTCGAAATCTTGAATGCGACGTCTGCCCTTGCCATGTGGTACGCAGCTGACCATTTCTTAGGAAGGAGAAGAGGAGTCTAA
- a CDS encoding TetR/AcrR family transcriptional regulator C-terminal domain-containing protein — MKNEQISLNTKRRLAQGLKHFLDSKQFDNITVKEIIDYAEVARPTFYYHFEDIYSLMVWMFEDELVELLKKSKDLFTWDEGILLVLNYLDDHRQMCLSVYQTIGRDELYRLFHSSISQIMQAFIDYLRLDIPDIKEEYVDFIRDFYTIAFAGTLIEWLKKTDRKSPEEMINLLEVTIQGSIKNALESSANQF, encoded by the coding sequence ATGAAAAATGAACAAATTTCTTTAAATACCAAACGGAGACTTGCTCAAGGGCTCAAACATTTCTTGGATAGTAAGCAGTTTGATAATATAACAGTCAAGGAAATTATTGACTATGCAGAAGTCGCTAGACCAACTTTCTATTACCACTTTGAAGATATCTATAGTCTCATGGTCTGGATGTTTGAAGATGAATTGGTTGAACTTCTCAAAAAAAGTAAGGATTTATTTACTTGGGATGAGGGAATTTTACTAGTTTTAAACTATCTGGATGATCATCGACAAATGTGTTTGTCTGTCTATCAGACGATTGGACGAGATGAATTATATAGACTTTTTCATTCAAGTATTAGTCAAATTATGCAGGCATTTATTGATTATTTGCGGCTAGATATCCCAGATATTAAGGAAGAGTATGTTGATTTTATTAGAGATTTTTATACCATCGCTTTTGCTGGTACCTTGATTGAATGGCTGAAAAAAACTGATAGAAAAAGTCCTGAAGAGATGATTAACTTATTAGAAGTAACTATCCAAGGCAGTATCAAAAATGCCCTTGAATCAAGTGCCAATCAATTTTAA
- a CDS encoding oleate hydratase has translation MLGNYKRTDDGQFYFIGGGIGSLTGAAYLLRDCGFDGKNIHIIETLPIMGGSNDAKGNPEDGWIMRGERMLNRQTYENFWDIYSSIPSLVKEGMSVTDEIFEHSEIHKSIAKARFFDENGEIMDTSSYGLNKAHLMQLINLWKSTEVDLDDITIEDWFDEAFFDTIFWYAYEATFAFQPWSSVMEFRRYTLRFWHLILKLITCEGVSLTPNSQYETLIEPVMAVLEEAGVDFIYNTSVIDMDFAEGDGITVTGLKTVSDGQEGYIPIRENDNVITTLGCMTDNATFGSKDTPATLDTSYPVSATLWKNISKKKAGLGNPDKFFSHPDKSAWMSFNCTFKGHTFTEWLEKYTHNKTGEGLTSTFVKSPWVMELRLQVPGFFKNQPEDYDFVWMCAFNSYAKGEHYGKSEFDCTGMEILDEILLSLPMDEETRQKCRDEVVAAIPVAMPYIDAQFLPRSLGDRPDVVPAGSTNLGFTGQFCEVPEDVVFTEEYSVRASRMAVYQLTGSRREVAPVKPIRYDARMILGAAVQFLK, from the coding sequence ATGCTAGGAAATTATAAGAGAACAGATGATGGACAATTTTACTTTATCGGTGGTGGTATAGGTAGTTTAACTGGTGCAGCTTATCTCCTTCGTGACTGTGGTTTTGATGGAAAAAATATTCATATCATTGAAACATTGCCAATTATGGGTGGTTCCAATGATGCGAAAGGAAATCCTGAGGATGGATGGATTATGCGTGGTGAACGGATGCTCAACCGCCAAACCTATGAGAATTTTTGGGATATTTATAGTAGCATTCCCTCTCTTGTTAAGGAGGGGATGTCTGTAACCGACGAAATTTTCGAACATTCAGAAATTCATAAAAGCATTGCAAAGGCTCGTTTCTTTGATGAAAATGGTGAAATTATGGATACATCAAGCTATGGTTTGAATAAGGCGCACCTAATGCAACTGATTAACCTATGGAAATCTACAGAAGTTGATTTAGACGATATCACCATTGAAGACTGGTTTGATGAAGCTTTCTTTGACACCATCTTCTGGTATGCCTATGAGGCAACTTTTGCCTTCCAACCTTGGTCTTCTGTTATGGAGTTCCGCCGTTATACCCTGCGTTTCTGGCATTTGATCCTCAAACTCATTACTTGTGAAGGAGTATCCTTGACACCTAACAGCCAATACGAGACTCTGATTGAACCTGTTATGGCAGTCCTTGAGGAAGCTGGTGTTGACTTCATCTACAACACTTCTGTTATTGATATGGATTTTGCTGAGGGGGATGGTATCACTGTTACTGGTTTGAAAACTGTATCAGATGGTCAAGAAGGCTATATTCCTATTCGAGAAAACGATAACGTGATCACAACTCTTGGCTGTATGACTGACAATGCTACATTTGGTAGTAAAGATACTCCTGCTACTCTTGATACTTCCTACCCGGTCAGTGCAACCCTTTGGAAAAATATTTCTAAGAAAAAAGCGGGACTTGGTAATCCAGATAAATTCTTCTCGCACCCAGATAAGTCAGCTTGGATGAGTTTTAACTGTACCTTTAAAGGACATACCTTTACAGAGTGGCTAGAGAAATATACTCATAATAAGACAGGAGAAGGGCTTACTAGTACCTTTGTTAAATCGCCTTGGGTAATGGAGTTACGACTTCAGGTTCCTGGATTCTTTAAAAACCAACCCGAAGACTATGATTTTGTTTGGATGTGTGCCTTTAATTCTTATGCCAAAGGGGAACATTATGGCAAGTCTGAATTCGACTGTACTGGTATGGAAATTTTGGATGAAATTCTTTTAAGCCTACCTATGGATGAAGAAACACGTCAAAAATGTCGTGATGAAGTTGTTGCAGCTATCCCAGTAGCCATGCCTTACATTGATGCTCAATTTCTACCGCGTTCTTTAGGGGATCGTCCTGATGTCGTTCCTGCTGGTTCAACTAACCTTGGCTTTACAGGACAATTCTGTGAAGTGCCTGAAGATGTGGTCTTTACAGAAGAATACTCAGTCCGTGCCAGTCGTATGGCAGTCTACCAGTTAACAGGAAGCAGACGTGAAGTGGCTCCAGTCAAACCAATCCGTTATGATGCTCGCATGATATTGGGTGCTGCTGTTCAATTTTTAAAATGA
- a CDS encoding macrolide family glycosyltransferase, whose product MGKRIIFMGVPAFGHTNPTLLLVKELINNGHQVRYYSVSNFRKTLEHIGAEVICYNDKLDYFTVEHVNQPVHNQKNHLTSLLSLISEAMDDVINTYLEDVRNYQPDVIVGDSLAFWAPVIAKRLEIPYVTSNTHFAFNEHTPSMMNSSVNFKTLLELPELLRNYEKIKKSGYPTKKLTDLAFTRGDCPVIVTTSKNFQPAGNTFGQNVHFVGPIIRESQTVLEKGNRPLIYISLGTVNNQAEKFYQQCFKALANKNVTVILSVGNKTDIETLGYIPDNFQVVHQVDQIAVLKIADVFLTHCGLNSTSEALYYQVPLLLFPQTDEQSIVADQVLQLGAGVKLDNIESDTIAQGINRLLTESTYKEQTIKISQDFKASGGVAKAMEIILDNCR is encoded by the coding sequence ATGGGTAAACGTATTATTTTTATGGGAGTTCCTGCCTTTGGGCACACAAACCCAACACTTCTTCTTGTTAAAGAATTGATCAATAACGGACATCAAGTGCGTTATTACAGCGTCTCCAATTTTCGAAAAACTCTAGAACATATTGGAGCAGAAGTTATTTGTTACAATGATAAGCTTGATTATTTCACAGTTGAACACGTCAATCAACCAGTTCATAATCAAAAAAACCACTTAACCAGCTTATTATCTTTGATTTCAGAAGCTATGGATGACGTCATAAACACTTATTTGGAAGACGTTCGTAACTATCAACCCGATGTCATTGTAGGGGATTCACTTGCTTTCTGGGCACCCGTAATAGCTAAGCGCTTGGAAATTCCTTACGTAACATCAAATACTCACTTTGCTTTTAATGAACACACCCCTAGTATGATGAATAGCTCAGTCAATTTCAAGACTCTTCTAGAATTACCTGAACTGTTAAGAAATTATGAGAAAATCAAAAAATCAGGCTATCCTACCAAAAAACTAACTGATCTCGCTTTTACTAGAGGTGATTGCCCAGTTATTGTTACCACTTCTAAAAATTTTCAACCTGCTGGAAATACATTTGGACAAAATGTTCATTTTGTTGGTCCAATTATTCGAGAAAGCCAGACTGTTCTAGAAAAAGGGAATCGCCCTCTCATTTATATTTCATTAGGAACAGTTAATAATCAAGCAGAAAAATTCTATCAACAGTGCTTCAAAGCTTTAGCCAATAAAAATGTCACTGTCATTTTATCGGTTGGAAATAAAACAGACATTGAAACCTTGGGTTATATTCCAGATAATTTCCAAGTGGTTCATCAAGTTGATCAAATTGCCGTTCTTAAAATAGCCGACGTTTTTTTGACCCATTGTGGTTTGAACAGTACCAGTGAAGCCCTTTATTATCAAGTTCCCCTGTTACTTTTCCCTCAAACTGATGAACAAAGTATAGTAGCGGATCAAGTATTACAATTAGGTGCGGGGGTAAAACTTGATAATATTGAATCCGATACTATCGCACAAGGTATAAACAGATTACTAACAGAATCAACTTACAAAGAGCAAACGATTAAAATCTCTCAGGACTTTAAAGCTAGTGGTGGAGTGGCAAAAGCAATGGAAATTATTTTGGATAATTGTCGCTAG